TATTTTGAAAAATGCTAGTAAATAATCCCTCAAGGTAGTATTTGCAAATGACAATAAAATGCTAGGGAAATTGTCTTGGAGTTGCTACAGCAAAATTATTGTTTGCAAGGCACAaagcatttatactagaaaCAAGTAGAAATGTTCGAAAAATGTTTTACAAATGAGGCATTTGATTCCTTGCGAGTGTGGGAACTTGTATTAAGCTTGCAGGCTAGGCTTGGGCTTAGAAATGGCCCACTTGAAATTTTGGGCCAGCCTGAGTTGAGACGTCTGGCTTAAGCCCAGTCTACTCTGCCTAGCCTGataaactttcaagtttcaacaaatCCCAAGCAATAGTGCATGGAACACCCTACTCAATGCCCATCTTCTTCCTAAACATAACAGCAAAGTCGTAGACAACCTTCTCATCGCAAAGGGACTTGGACACAGTCTCCTTCTGCATGCACCTCTTGGCCCATGAACCAATCTTTGGCAACCTACTCCCTATACTGAAATTCCCAAAGGTCTCATAGGTGTAAAACCAGCTATAGAAGGAGACCAAAGTAATATCAAGAGAGCCAAATGTGTCGCCTCCAAAGTAGGGCTTACCACCAAGCTCATCCTCCAAGACCTTCAGGATTCCTATGAACTCCTCCTTGGCTGCCTccacctcttcttcttttgtagtCCATATCTTCCTCCCAGCATCAAACATCTGCATTTCATAAATCCATAccataaatttttagaagtttaGTCACTACAAGATATAATTTGATTAATAATCTCTTAATAATTAATAGTATGGAAATGCACTCATTTCCTATGCATTGACCCCTTCTTTTATGATTTATGATATTATCGGAGTGAACCGGGAGATCTAAAGAATGACAGCGGCTGGGCTCTTTTAGTAACAAGTAAACCCTTTGTATGTAAAAAGTACCTATATTTTTTGTAGATAAAGGCCAATTACAAGGTCTAAGACGACCCAAGAAGCACTTGATCATGATCTATTTTGTCAGCCTAGTTGGGTATTGAGCATTTATGGCAATCATGTTGACAAGGGTAGATTGAAATCAACCACAGTAGATGCCAAAAAGTTTGATAATGGAATCATGTAACCATTTAAAAGATATTAGGAATGAGCAACCATCTGGAATTAAAGCATTTGCTGATGATACTCCATTAAATGGTACCAAAAGAGGGCTCTGTGTTATCTTCTATATTCTTGCtttttttccattcaagtgGCCCCTAGTCAAAAATTTTACAGAGATGGATGAAGTCAAATGCAGTTGTCAACTTGtgagaaaaaaatcaaatatagtGGACCACTTTATCAAGCATCCACAAgaaattttttgtatattttctaTATCctataaagagagggaaaaagaaaTACAAGCTAAAGCATCATAGTTGAGACTTTGGGTGTGTTTGAATCGAGGGCAGGAGAGGAAAACTTattaagagaagagaagggaagagaagatgGAATACTTTTTCGTCTcttatgtttggatagataaaaaaataaaggaaatgaaattggtttaatttactaatttttgtttgtttttatgttgaaatattatgtacaagggaaaaatgttttttttcacTTATATATAACCTAAGTTCCCGCTTCCTTTAAAATAACCCCATATTGGGAAGAAGTATTTTAGCCAAAAATTTGCTGAAATCTTCCCCGATTCTCTtcaaattccccatttattttttctaagcaatccaaacaagggaattgggaGGAAACTCATTTccattcccttcccttctccccaaatccctaatctaaacacactcttaaagCTAACTTCTTTCTTGTGGGACTGCATTATAGAAGAACAGTCATCTAAACACACTACTACTACTAACCCATAAGGGGAAAAAATTGCCACACACCATATCTTTGGTCAAGTTTAACTTGATATGCTTAGATGAACAGTCTAACAATCAAATGCCAAGTGTATCGCCTCAAATAGACACAAAAATTTGCATATAATGCCCACACATGCATGATGCATAAGTAAAACGTAGGCACATGAAAACTTTCAGCTatcatttccttcttttatcattttctgaCCTCCCAAACACcacaagtttttttcttttctgttcctttttcttttttcagattATATAAGTAAACCCTTTGGCCTCTAGTACTAACCAAATATAACCACTCATCCCAGAATTTCCTGTCTTTACAATTAATCTCCTCCTGCCTGACCACCAGCAAGTATCACCTTATATCCCTTGAAATTCATACCCCGCTCAAAACAGATCAAAACCACCCAATCCTCCATGGAATCTCTTTCCTCTCTCTGTTGCAATACACACATACCTAACCTCTTTACTCCCTAGAAAATTGTTACAGCCACACTGAGATTCAAATCCAAACACGAATATAAAATTGAAGCCCGAGCAACAAGCATGaactcaaaaaataaatt
This sequence is a window from Tripterygium wilfordii isolate XIE 37 chromosome 8, ASM1340144v1, whole genome shotgun sequence. Protein-coding genes within it:
- the LOC120004367 gene encoding probable glutathione S-transferase, which gives rise to MADQVILLDKNISMFGMRVRIALAEKEIKYEYKEQDLVNKGPLLLRMNPVHKKIPVLVHNGKPICESLVIVQYIDEVWKDKSPLLPSDPYQRAQARFWADYVDNKMFDAGRKIWTTKEEEVEAAKEEFIGILKVLEDELGGKPYFGGDTFGSLDITLVSFYSWFYTYETFGNFSIGSRLPKIGSWAKRCMQKETVSKSLCDEKVVYDFAVMFRKKMGIE